The Thermobifida halotolerans sequence CCACGCGGGACGGCTCCACCAGCCTGGCGACCAGCGCGAAAACGCCTCCGGTGCCCAGTCCGAGGAAGGCCGCCATCAGCACGAACACGGTCCCCGCGGGGATCTCCGGCGGCAGGTCCAGCATCATCACGACGGCCATGGCCGCGGTGCCGACGAAGGAGGTCAGGCAGACCCGAACCGGGCCGACCCGGTCCGACAGGATGCCGCCGACCGGCCGGGCGACCACCGCGACCAGGGAGAACCCGGCGGCGCGCAGTCCGGCCTCGGTCTGGGAGAAACCGTAGTCGTTGCTGAGCAGCGTCGGCAGGTAGGTGGAGAACGCCACGAACCCGCCGAACGCCACCGCGTAGAGCAGGATGTTCTGCCAGGTCGCCCTGAGGCCGAGGGCCTCGCGCATCCGCGGCAGGATCGGCTGGGCGGACGGCCGCCGGTCGGGGGCGGTGCGGCACACCGCCAGCACCAGCACGCCCATCGCCGCCAGCGCGGCCGCCATGAGCAGGTGGGTCTGGACCCGCCCGACCGCCTCGGCGAGGTAGGGGGTGAGGAACGCCGAGAGCGCGGTGCCGCCCATGCCCGCGCCGAACAGGCCGGTGGCGAAGCCGCGGCGTTCGGGCGCGTACCAGGAGTTCACGAACGGCACGCCGACCGCGAACGACGCGCCCGCGATGCCCAGCAGGAACCCGAAGACCAGCAGCAGGAGGTAGGAGGTGCCGAACACGCCGAGCAGCACCACCGGGACGACCGTGACGAAGCAGATCCCGGCCAGCATCACCCGGCCGCCGTAGCGGTCGGTGAGCGCTCCGGCGGGGATGCGCCCCAGGGAGCCGACCAGCACGGGGCAGGCGATCAGTACGGAGGTCTGGGTGGGGTCGAGCCCCAGTTCCGCGCTGTAGGCGGGGGCCAGCGGTCCGATCAGGTTCCACGCCCAGAACAGCAGGGTGAACGCGGCCGTGGCCAGGGCGAGGTTGACACCCGCCGAGCCCCGCCTGACGGTGCCCGCTTCCGGTCGCGTCCTCACCGCGGACCGCCCTCGCCGACGCGCTCCCAGCCGCGCCGCCGCGCCCGGCCGCCCAGGCGGGGTTCCCTGCTGCGGTAGGGGACGTAGGGGCGCCACAGGTAGCCGACGGGCGCGCTGAAGACGTGCACCAGGCGGGTGAACGGCCAGAGCGCGAACAGCAGGAACGCGGTGAGCCCGTGCGCCTGGAAGGTGGGCGGCGCCTCGGCCATGAGTTCGGGGTGCAGGTCGAAGCGGAAGAGGCCGCGGAACCACACCGACAGGCCCTCGCGGTAGTCGTAGTGGTCGATGATGTTGCCGCCCACGGTGTTGGCCAGCCCCAGCACGATCACCACGGCCAGGGCCAGGTACATGACCTTGTCCATGCGGGTGGTGGCGCTGAACACCGGGCCGACGGTGCGGCGGCGGTAGATGAGGATGGCCATGCCGACCAGGGTGCAGAACCCGGCGACCGCGCCGATGCCGACGGCCAGGACGTGGTAGACGCCCTCGGTGATGCCGACGGCCTCGGTCCAGCTCTTGGGGATGCCCAGGCCCATGACGTGGCCGAGGAACACCGCGAGGATGCCGAAGTGGAACATGGGGCTGCCCCAGCGCAGCAGGTGGTCCTCGTACAGCTGCGAGGAGCGGGTGGTCCAGCCGAACTTGTCGTAGCGGTAGCGCCAGTAGTGGCCGACGACGAACACGGCCAGGCAGGCGTAGGGGATGACGACCCACAGCACCAGGTCGAGTGTGCTGGTCATACGTGCGCCTTCCGGTAGTCCACGGTTGTGTAGGGTTCCAGGCCGACCTCCTCGCCGGGAGGCCCCTCGGCGGCGAGGCGGGCGACGGCGTCGCGCAGGCGGCCGGTGAGCGGCGGCAGGGTGGCGCTGACCGCCGCCACCGCGCCCGCGTAGGGGGAGCCGGAGTCCAGCAGCGCCAGGCGCAGCAGCTCCAGTCCGGCGCGGTGCTGCAGCAGCAGGCGGGAGCCCGCGTCCGGGTCGACGGTGGCGGCGAACTCCAGCACGACGCACAGGTGGTCGGGGAGTTCGTCGGTGACCGGGTCGAAACCGGCGGCGCGGTAGGCGTGGGTGAAGGACAGCAGCGCCGTGCCGCGCTTGCGGGTGTCGCCGTAGGCGTAGTAGGTGAGGTGCAGGCAGCAGCGCCTGCGCAGGTCGAAGATCGCGACGTAGTCCTCGGCGAGCCGCTGCGGCGGGGTGCGCTCCAGGTGGTCGAGGATCTCGCCGAGTCCGGTGCGCACGGCGTCGGGCAGCTCGGCCGTCGCCGTGCGCAGCAGCGGCAGGTCGGCGAGCAGCCGCTCGTCGGGGTAGTCGAGGACGAACGCGGCGATCCGGTGGGTGAGCGCGCGGTCGCGCTCGGAGAGTCGGTGGCGGCGCAGGGCGCGCGGCAGGCGGCTCACGGCTTCGGCTCCGCTTCTCCACCGGGGTCGGTGCCCTCCATGAGTTCGGGGGCGGCGCGCTCCTGGCCGGGGCGGGGCGGAAACAGCCGTTCGGCGCCGCCCTTGCCGTCCCAGTTGAGCAGGTTGACGCGCTCCTCGCGGCTCTCGGGGTCGACGAAGGTGTCGGTGGTCTGGCGCTGCTTGAGCGCGTGGAAGTTCTCCACGGCGACGGGCGTGGTCCCGCCGGAGCTCTCCCCGAACGGACCCCAGCCGCCCATGCCGGGGCCGCCCTCGTAGTCGAGGCTGCACTCGGTGGCGAGCTCCTCCAGTCCGTGCGCCTGCTCGGCGTGGGCCGGGGGGATGACGTAGCGCTCGTCGTACTTGGCGAGGGCGAGCAGCCGGTACATGTCGTAGATCTCCTCGCCGGTCATGCCGACCGAGGCGGGGACGGACTCGTCGGCGTCGCGGCCCAGGTTGATGTCGCGCATGTAGGAGCGCATCGCGGCCATGCGGCGCAGCACGTCGGTGACCGGGGCGGGGTCTCCGGCGGTGAACAGTTCGGCGAGGTACTCCACGGGGATGCGCAGGGCCTCGATGGCCGCGAAGAGGTTGCCGCGGTCCTCGGCGTCCTCACCGGTCTCGGCGACCGCGTCGACCACGGGAGACAGCGGCGGGATGTACCAGACCATCGGCATGGTGCGGTACTCGGGGTGCAGCGGCAGCGCCACCCGGTAGCGGTTGATGAGCGACCAGATCGGCGAGCGCCGCGCGGCGTCGATCCAGTCGCGGGGGATTCCGGCGCGTTCGGCCTCGCGGGCCACCTCGGGGTCGTGGGGGTCGAGCAGCACGCCGCGCTGGGCGTCGAGCAGGTCGCGCTCGTTCTCCACGGAGGCGGCCTCCAGGACCGCGTCGGCGTCGTAGAGCACCAGGCCGATGTAGCGGAGCCGTCCCACGCAGGTCTCGGCGCACACGGTGGGCAGGCCGACCTCGACGCGGGGGAAGCAGAAGGTGCACTTCTCGGCCTTGCCGGTGCGGTGGTTGAAGTAGACCTTCTTGTACGGGCAGCCGGTGACGCACTTGCGCCAGCCCCGGCAGCGGTCCTGGTCGACCAGGACGATGCCGTCCTCGCTGCGCTTGTAGATCGCCCCGGAGGGACAGGAGGCGGCGCAGGAGGGGTTGAGGCAGTGCTCGCAGATGCGCGGCAGGTAGAACATGAAGGTCCGCTCGAACTCGAGGCGGATCTTGTCGGACACCCTGCTCAGCACCGGGTCGTCCTGGGCGAGTTCGGGGGCGCCGGCGAGGCTGTCGTCCCAGTTGGCGCTCCAGGAGATGTCCATGTCCTTGCCGCTGATCAGCGACTTGGGGCGGGCGACGGGGGTGTGCTCCTGCAGCGGCGCGTTGGTGAGGGTCTCGTAGTCGTAGGTCCAGGGTTCGTAGTAGTCCTGGATGGACGGCATCTTGGGGCTGGCGAAGACGGTGAGCAGGTTCTTCAGCCTGCTGCCCGCCTTGAGGACGAGGTGGCCCCGCTTGTTCAGCTTCCAGCCGCCCTGCCAGCGCTCCTGGTCCTCGTAGGTGCGGGGGTAGCCCTGGCCGGGGCGGGTCTCGACGTTGTTGAACCAGATGTACTCGGTGCCGCTGCGGTTGGTCCAGGTCTGCTTGCAGGTGACCGAACAGGTGTGGCAGCCGATGCACTTGTCCAGGTTCATCACCATTGCCATCTGCGCCATGACGCGCATCAGTACCGCACCTCCTGGGAGCGTCGGCGGATCACGGTCACCTCGTCGCGCTGGTTTCCGGTGGGTCCGAGGTAGTTGAGGGCGTAGGAGAGCTGGGCGTAGCCGCCGATGAGGTGGCTGGGTTTGACGAGCAGGCGGGTGATCGAGTTGTGGATGCCGCCGCGTTTTCCGGAGGTCTCCGAGCGGGGGACGTCGATGAGCCGGTCCTGGGCGTGGTACATGTACACGGTCCCCTCCGGCATGCGGTGGGAGACGATGGCGCGGGCCACGACGACGCCGTTGCGGTTGACCGCCTCGATCCACTCGTTGTCGCGCACGCCGATCCTGGCGGCGTCCTCCACGCTCATCCAGATCGTCGGTCCGCCCCGCGACAGGCTGAGCATCAGCAGGTTGTCCTGGTACTCGGAGTGGATCGACCACTTGTTGTGCGGGGTGAGGTAGCGCACCGCGACCCCGAGTTCCCCGGTCTCGCCGACGCGGGGTTCGGCGAAGAGCGCCTGCATGTTCAGCGGCGGCCGGTAGACCGGCAGGTTCTCGCCGATCTCGGCGATCCAGTCGTGGTCGAGGAAGAAGTGCTGGCGGCCGGTGAGGGTGTGCCAGGGCTTGTCGCGTTCCACGTTGATGGTGAACGCGGAGTAGCGGCGTCCGCCGCTCTCGCTGCCCGACCACTCGGGCGAGGTGATGACGGGCACCGGCGCGGCCTGGATGTCGGCGAAGGTGATCTGCTTGCCCTCGTGCTCGGCGGCGAGGTCGGCGAGCCGGGTTCCGGTGCGCCGCTCCATGGTGCGAAAGCCCTGGGTGGCGAGGTGGCCGTTGGTGGTGCCCGACAGCGCCAGGATCGCCTCGCACATGTGGACGTCGCGGGCCAGGGACGGGCGGCCGTCGGCGACTCCGCCGCGGACCGTGCCGTTCTTGCGCCGCAGGTAGTCGACCTCCCGCTCGACGTTGAAGGTCACGCCCTTGGTGGTGGCGCCGAGCCGGTCCACCAGCGGGCCGAGCGCGCCCATCTTGTCGGCGACCGCGGTGTAGTCGCGCTCCACCTCCATGAACTTGGGCATGGTCCTGCCCGGCACCGGCTCGCACTCCCCCGCCTTCCAGTCGCGGACGACCCCGTGCGGGTTGGCCAGTTCGTCGGGGG is a genomic window containing:
- a CDS encoding nitrate/nitrite transporter — encoded protein: MRTRPEAGTVRRGSAGVNLALATAAFTLLFWAWNLIGPLAPAYSAELGLDPTQTSVLIACPVLVGSLGRIPAGALTDRYGGRVMLAGICFVTVVPVVLLGVFGTSYLLLLVFGFLLGIAGASFAVGVPFVNSWYAPERRGFATGLFGAGMGGTALSAFLTPYLAEAVGRVQTHLLMAAALAAMGVLVLAVCRTAPDRRPSAQPILPRMREALGLRATWQNILLYAVAFGGFVAFSTYLPTLLSNDYGFSQTEAGLRAAGFSLVAVVARPVGGILSDRVGPVRVCLTSFVGTAAMAVVMMLDLPPEIPAGTVFVLMAAFLGLGTGGVFALVARLVEPSRVGTVTGMVGAAGGLGGYFPPLVMGVVFQATGAYTVGFALLALVALGTAVYTARAFTDVE
- the narH gene encoding nitrate reductase subunit beta; the protein is MRVMAQMAMVMNLDKCIGCHTCSVTCKQTWTNRSGTEYIWFNNVETRPGQGYPRTYEDQERWQGGWKLNKRGHLVLKAGSRLKNLLTVFASPKMPSIQDYYEPWTYDYETLTNAPLQEHTPVARPKSLISGKDMDISWSANWDDSLAGAPELAQDDPVLSRVSDKIRLEFERTFMFYLPRICEHCLNPSCAASCPSGAIYKRSEDGIVLVDQDRCRGWRKCVTGCPYKKVYFNHRTGKAEKCTFCFPRVEVGLPTVCAETCVGRLRYIGLVLYDADAVLEAASVENERDLLDAQRGVLLDPHDPEVAREAERAGIPRDWIDAARRSPIWSLINRYRVALPLHPEYRTMPMVWYIPPLSPVVDAVAETGEDAEDRGNLFAAIEALRIPVEYLAELFTAGDPAPVTDVLRRMAAMRSYMRDINLGRDADESVPASVGMTGEEIYDMYRLLALAKYDERYVIPPAHAEQAHGLEELATECSLDYEGGPGMGGWGPFGESSGGTTPVAVENFHALKQRQTTDTFVDPESREERVNLLNWDGKGGAERLFPPRPGQERAAPELMEGTDPGGEAEPKP
- the narJ gene encoding nitrate reductase molybdenum cofactor assembly chaperone, producing the protein MSRLPRALRRHRLSERDRALTHRIAAFVLDYPDERLLADLPLLRTATAELPDAVRTGLGEILDHLERTPPQRLAEDYVAIFDLRRRCCLHLTYYAYGDTRKRGTALLSFTHAYRAAGFDPVTDELPDHLCVVLEFAATVDPDAGSRLLLQHRAGLELLRLALLDSGSPYAGAVAAVSATLPPLTGRLRDAVARLAAEGPPGEEVGLEPYTTVDYRKAHV
- the narI gene encoding respiratory nitrate reductase subunit gamma, which produces MTSTLDLVLWVVIPYACLAVFVVGHYWRYRYDKFGWTTRSSQLYEDHLLRWGSPMFHFGILAVFLGHVMGLGIPKSWTEAVGITEGVYHVLAVGIGAVAGFCTLVGMAILIYRRRTVGPVFSATTRMDKVMYLALAVVIVLGLANTVGGNIIDHYDYREGLSVWFRGLFRFDLHPELMAEAPPTFQAHGLTAFLLFALWPFTRLVHVFSAPVGYLWRPYVPYRSREPRLGGRARRRGWERVGEGGPR